In one window of Oncorhynchus gorbuscha isolate QuinsamMale2020 ecotype Even-year linkage group LG23, OgorEven_v1.0, whole genome shotgun sequence DNA:
- the LOC124011242 gene encoding transcription factor Sox-3-like gives MYNMMETEIKSPLPQSNSGSAAGNKNNSANDQDRVKRPMNAFMVWSRGQRRKMAQENPKMHNSEISKRLGADWKLLTDAEKRPFIDEAKRLRAMHMKEHPDYKYRPRRKTKTLLKKDKYSLPGGLLAPGANAVNNGVSVGQRMDSYAHMNGWTNSAYSLMQDQLAYPQHHSPQIQQMHRYEMAGLQYPMMSSAQTYMNAASTYSMSPAYTQQTSSAMGLGSMASVCKTEPSSPPPAITSHSQRACLGDLRDMISMYLPPGGDSADHPSLQTSRLHSVHPHYQTAGTGVNGTLPLTHI, from the coding sequence ATGTATAACATGATGGAAACCGAGATCAAGAGCCCACTCCCGCAGTCCAATTCGGGTTCAGCGGCGGGCAACAAGAACAACAGTGCCAACGACCAGGACCGGGTGAAGCGGCCTATGAACGCTTTCATGGTGTGGTCCCGTGGACAGCGGAGAAAGATGGCACAAGAGAACCCTAAAATGCACAACTCTGAGATTAGCAAGCGGCTCGGTGCAGACTGGAAACTTTTGACCGACGCGGAGAAGAGACCCTTCATCGACGAGGCCAAGCGTCTGCGCGCCATGCACATGAAGGAGCATCCGGATTACAAATACCGTCCCCGCAGGAAGACCAAGACTCTGCTCAAGAAAGACAAGTATTCTTTGCCTGGAGGACTTCTGGCGCCAGGTGCCAACGCTGTCAACAACGGCGTCTCGGTGGGACAGCGGATGGACAGTTATGCTCACATGAATGGCTGGACCAACAGTGCGTACTCTCTCATGCAGGACCAGTTGGCCTACCCTCAGCATCACAGCCCACAGATTCAGCAGATGCACCGGTATGAGATGGCAGGGCTCCAGTACCCCATGATGTCCTCGGCTCAGACTTACATGAACGCAGCATCCACGTACAGCATGTCCCCCGCATACACGCAGCAAACCTCCAGTGCCATGGGCTTGGGTTCCATGGCCTCCGTGTGCAAGACCGAGCCGAGCTCCCCACCTCCGGCGATTACTTCTCACTCCCAGAGAGCGTGTTTGGGGGACCTGCGGGATATGATCAGCATGTACCTGCCTCCCGGTGGCGACAGCGCGGATCACCCGTCCCTGCAGACCAGTCGGTTACACAGTGTACATCCGCACTATCAGACCGCGGGGACTGGCGTTAACGGAACGCTACCCCTAACCCACATTTGA